The Pempheris klunzingeri isolate RE-2024b chromosome 1, fPemKlu1.hap1, whole genome shotgun sequence genome includes a region encoding these proteins:
- the tmem276b gene encoding transmembrane protein 178B — MAAMKILTGTGLFLAFCALGLLAMAICTDYWYETDARRHRERCKNYANKRNDPGYIYISNHNLPLQMPPKSLERKGNGPDADAHIRVKRHFLAAASAMESHCSRQFNSTISGLWRKCHREGFDLETEDLIYKGIIQRCTPVKYHYSSSILPRNLPINMTKTIRQDEWHALHLRRMTAGFVGMAVSIILFGWIIGVLGCCQQHDLMQYVAGLLFLMGGTCCIISLCTCVAGINFELSRYPRYMYGLPEDISHGYGWSMFCAWGGLGLTLLAGFLCTLAPSLSTPARTTTHKPRQENGTV; from the exons ATGGCCGCTATGAAAATATTAACAGGCACAGGGCTCTTCTTGGCGTTCTGTGCGCTGGGGCTGCTCGCCATGGCGATTTGCACCGATTATTGGTACGAGACCGACGCGCGGAGGCATCGAGAGAGGTGTAAAAACTATGCCAACAAGCGAAACGACCCGGGCTACATCTATATTTCAAACCACAACCTCCCCCTCCAGATGCCTCCAAAGAGCCTGGAGAGGAAAGGTAACGGCCCAGATGCTGATGCTCACATCAGGGTTAAGCGGCACTTCTTGGCCGCCGCGTCCGCCATGGAGTCTCATTGCAGTCGGCAGTTTAACTCCACCATCTCCGGGCTCTGGAGAAAGTGTCACCGGGAAGGCTTCGACCTGGAGACCGAGGACCTTATTTACAAAG GAATAATTCAAAGATGTACCCCAGTCAAGTATCACTACTCTTCGTCCATCCTACCACGAAATTTACCCATCAACATGACAAAGACCATACGACAGGATGAGTGGCATGCACTCC ATCTAAGAAGAATGACGGCTGGCTTTGTGGGCATGGCCGTGTCCATCATTCTTTTTGGCTGGATCATTGGAGTGCTGGGATGCTGCCAGCAGCATGACCTCATGCAATATGTAGCTGGGCTACTCTTTCTCATGGGAG GAACATGCTGCATCATCTCCTTGTGCACATGTGTGGCAGGAATCAACTTTGAGTTATCCCGCTACCCGCGCTACATGTACGGCCTCCCTGAGGACATTAGCCATGGCTATGGCTGGTCCATGTTTTGTGCTTGGGGGGGCCTCGGTCTCACATTGCTGGCTGGCTTCCTCTGCACCTTGGCCCCCTCTCTGAGCACACCCGCTCGCACAACGACCCACAAGCCAAGGCAGGAGAATGGAACCGTGTGA